A region of the Variovorax sp. 54 genome:
GCCGATGGTCAGCATGGCCCAAACCACCTCGCTGCGTTTCCAGAGCACCTGGCCGGCGAAGGACATCTTCCACGAGTACGCACAGGACTTCGCCAAGAAGGTGAACGACATGGCGGGCAACCGCCTCAAGATCGAAGTGCTGCCCGCCGGCTCGGTGGTGCCCGCCTTCCAGCTGCTCGACGCGGTGGCCAAGGGCACGCTCGACGGCGGCCACGGCGTGGTCGCGTACTGGTACGGCAAGAACTCCGCGCTCGCGCTGTGGGGGTCGGGCCCGGGCTTCGGCATGGACGCCAACATGGTCCTGGCCTGGCACAACTACGGCGGCGGCAAGGCGCTGATCGACGAGATCTACAAGAGCCTGAACCTGGACGTGGCGTCGTACCTGTACGGCCCCATGCCCACGCAGCCGCTGGGCTGGTTCAAGAAGCCGGTGGCCAAGGTCGAGGACATGAAGGGCCTGAAGTTCCGCACCGTGGGCCTGGCGGTGGACGTGTTCACCGACATGGGCACGGCCGTGAACCCGCTGCCCGGCGGCGAGATCGTGCCGGCGCTGGACCGCGGGCTGATCGACGCGGCCGAGTTCAACAACGCCTCGAGCGACCGCGTGCTGGGCTTTCCCGACGTGGCGAAGAACTGCATGCTGCAGAGCTTTCACCAGTCGGGCGAGCAGTTCGAGATCCTCTTCAACAAGGCCAAGCTCACGGCGCTGCCGACCGAGCTCAAGTCGATCATCGACTACGCGGTGCAGGCCGCGAGCGCCGACATGAGCTGGAAGGCGATCCAGCGCAACTCGCAGGACTACATCGAGCTCAAGAAGGCCGGCATCAAGTTCTACAAGACGCCCGACGCCATCCTGCGCGCGCAGCTGGCCTCGTGGGACAAGACGGTGGCCAAGAAGTCGGCCGAGAACCCGATGTTCAAGAAGGTGCTCGACTCGCAGAAGGCCTTTGCCGAACGCGCGGGCCAATGGCAGAACGACTACACGGTCGATTTCAAGATGGCCTACAACCACTACTTCGGCGCCAAGGCCAAGAAGGCCTGAGGCCGTCCGCCGACTCGAGGGGGCACCCGCGCGGTGCCCTCTTTGCTTGCCTGTCCGCGCGGCGCCGCCCGCAGCGAGGAGCCCTTTTCGATGCAATCTTTCCTGTTGGCCGTCGACCGGTTCTCGACCTGGATCGGCAAGACGTTCTCGTGGTGCGCGCTGCTGCTCACGCTGCTCATCAGCTGGGAGGTGTTCTCGCGCTATGCGCTGAACCGCCCGCACGCCTGGGTGCTCGACGCGCAGATCATGTTGTACGGCGCCATGTTCATGACCGCGGGCGCGTACACGCTCTCGAAGAACGGCCATGTGCGCGGTGACGTGCTCTACGGTTTCTTTCGCCCCCGCACGCAGGCGCTGGTCGACCTGGTGCTCTACTTTCTGTTCTTCCTGCCGGGCATCATCGCGCTGACCTGGGCCGGCTGGGTCTATGCGGGCGAGTCGCTGGCCATCCGCGAGCAGACCTTCTCGGCCGAGCCGCTGCCGCTGTATCCGTTCAAGTACATCATTCCGCTGGCCGGCTTCACGCTGCTGTTGCAGGGCCTGGTCGAGATCATCCGCTGCGTGCAGTGCATCCGCACCGGCGCCTGGCCGTCGCGCGAGCAGGACGTCGAGGAAGTCGACGTCGAGAAGCTCAAGGAGATGGTGCACGTGAAGGACGAAGACATCGCCGCGCTCGACCGCGTGGTGGTGGCCAAGGAGGCCGCGCGATGAACATCCGCCGCGAACTCTGGTTCGGCCTGTCGTTCATGGCCCTCATCGTCGTCGGCGCGGCAGCCATGCTGCTGAGCGCCGACACCATCACCAACGGCCACCTGGGCCTGTTGATGCTCTCGCTC
Encoded here:
- a CDS encoding TRAP transporter substrate-binding protein, with the protein product MTDSKSPRRRSLLKGAAVAAGAMSAPMVSMAQTTSLRFQSTWPAKDIFHEYAQDFAKKVNDMAGNRLKIEVLPAGSVVPAFQLLDAVAKGTLDGGHGVVAYWYGKNSALALWGSGPGFGMDANMVLAWHNYGGGKALIDEIYKSLNLDVASYLYGPMPTQPLGWFKKPVAKVEDMKGLKFRTVGLAVDVFTDMGTAVNPLPGGEIVPALDRGLIDAAEFNNASSDRVLGFPDVAKNCMLQSFHQSGEQFEILFNKAKLTALPTELKSIIDYAVQAASADMSWKAIQRNSQDYIELKKAGIKFYKTPDAILRAQLASWDKTVAKKSAENPMFKKVLDSQKAFAERAGQWQNDYTVDFKMAYNHYFGAKAKKA
- a CDS encoding TRAP transporter small permease subunit, coding for MQSFLLAVDRFSTWIGKTFSWCALLLTLLISWEVFSRYALNRPHAWVLDAQIMLYGAMFMTAGAYTLSKNGHVRGDVLYGFFRPRTQALVDLVLYFLFFLPGIIALTWAGWVYAGESLAIREQTFSAEPLPLYPFKYIIPLAGFTLLLQGLVEIIRCVQCIRTGAWPSREQDVEEVDVEKLKEMVHVKDEDIAALDRVVVAKEAAR